In Streptomyces sp. NBC_00289, the sequence GTCCGGGGCGTCCTGCAGCACCACGCCCTGCGCGCCCTTCAGACGAGCCCGTACGAAGTCCTGGGTGCTGCCGAGCGCGAGCAGCTGCTCGCCGCGTACGGCAGCCCCGTGTTCGACCTCGCGCGGGAGACGGCGGTCGCGGTCATCACCCACCACGCCCGGTCCTCCGGCCAGACGGGACAGCCCCACCCGACGATCAGGGACCGCGCGCCCGCGATGGCCGGCGCCCCGGCGGCCGGACCACGAGTGGACGTCGACGTGGCCCGCAGCCGCCAGCAGTACCTGACGGCGGCCGGGGTGATCTGGGTGGTCTACGACGGAGGGCTCAGCCGTCAGCCCGTCGTCTGCACCAACTGCCAGGCGCGCACCGGCCTGACGCTCCAGGCCGACGCCGACGCCGGGAGTGTCCGCGTCATCTGCCGGGAACTGCACACCACCCACGATCATCGCCTCACGGTCGCCGGGGTCCAGGAAGCGATCGCCCTCGCAGGGGCATCCCGGTCCGGGGACATCGAGATCAACGCGGGGGTGACGGCATGACCGGATTCCCCGGCCCCATCCCGATGCACGGCGACAGGGTCGAGATCCTGGCCAACACCTTCGTGGCGACCATCACCGGGAAGATCACGTCGCGGGCCGTCCTGCGCGACGGCCGCGGGTTCGTTGAACTCGTTCTGCCTGACGGTGACCCGCAGCAGCGCCGCGACCTGGAGCGGTCCGGGCGGTACCAGTACCGCCTCTACGACGGCGGTGTGCTGCTCTACTCGTCTCCGGACCTGCACGTGCATGAGACCCGGCGCGAGGGCGACGGGGCGCTGGTGGTGATGGGATCTCCCTGACCCCGTCCCTGACGTAGCCACAGTGGCGGGGCCGCCCGGCGGGACGGCTCCCGAAGTCGCCGCGCCACCGCCCGGGACGAAGAGTCCGAACACGGCTGCACGTCTGTGCCGGACCGTAGACAGGGTTCATGAGACGCAGCAGAGAAGAAGAACCCGCCTTGGACCTGCCGGGCAGCCTGTGGCACGCCCTGATCCGGCTCCAGCACACGCACCCCGACCCTGTGGGCCGGAAACCGCTCGCCCGGCCGGCCGGGCTGCTGTCCTTCACCACAGCCTCGGACACCATCCTCGCGGCCCGCGTCCATCTGTCCGGCGCGGAGACGATGGGAGAACTGCACGAGACGCTCCGCACCCTGACCGCCGGCCTTACCTACACCCACTTCGCCCGGCCCGACGTCGTGCTGGACGTCACGCTCGGCAGACGACAGGAACTCCCGATCCACGCGGAGCACACCATCGGCCTCACCCGGCTCTTCCAGAACGCTGCCGGCACCATCGGCGCCTGCAACACACCAGGCGGCGGCCGGTGCTTCCACTGCGAGGGGACCGGGCTTGCCCTCCCACTGTGGGAGCCGCAGTCGTCAGCCGACCACGACGTCGCGTAGTTCCCGTACAGCGCGCTCGTGGTGGTGCTGGGCGGGGATCGCCTCGTACAGGTCCAGGGCGCGGCGGCGGACCAGGCCGGTGCGGTAGTCGACGGGCAGGCCTGTCAGGGCGGCGACCGTACGGCGGCACGCCTGCTCGGTGTCGCCGTCGTGATGGGAGCACGCCGCCGCGTCGATGTTCAGCAAGGTGCGCGTCATGGTGCTGGTCGGCGCGGACAGTTCCAGGGCGCGCTCCTGGCTGACGCGGGCGAGGCGGGTGTCCCCGAGCGTGGTGAACGCGTGGCTGAGGTGGACGTGGTGCTTCTGCTCGCCGTACGTCAGCCAGGTGTCCGACCGCTCGCCCTCGGGGAGCCGGTCCATGAGGGCATCGGCGGCCCCGATCGCGGCGCGGGCCTGCTCGCTCTGGTGGTTGAGGGCGTAGGCGCGGGCAGCGACCGCGGCCGCCAGCGTCGCTGCGGCGGTCGGCCGGTGCCCGGCGACGTGACAGGCCCGTTCCGCGAGGCCGGCCGCCGCCTTCGGGGCGCCGTAGTTGAGCGGGACCATCGCCTCGCGGGCGAGGACCCAGGCGTGCAGCTGGTCGTCACCCGATTCGGCGGCGGCCCGGGCGGCCGTGGCGAACCAGGCGCGGGACTCCCGGCGGCTGCCCAGGTCGTGTAAGACGATCGCGGTCATCCCGGCCATCTGCCCGGCCGTACGGCACAACCTGGCCCGTACCGGTGCGGGTTGCGGGACGGTGAGCAGCGGGCGCAGGGTTGTGAAGTCGGTGACCAGGTCGGCCAGGACGCGGGTGGGCTGCTGTCCGTGGTAGCCGTACCCGTAGCTCTCGGCTGCCGCTTCCAGGTCGGCCAAGTCCTGGGGCATGTCGGGGGAGAGGGTCTGATCGACGTCGGTCCGGGCGGCGGTGAGGGCGGCGAGGGCCGGAGCGGTGAGGCCGGCGGCCAGTGCGCCGCGCAGCAGGTTGCGGCGCTTCATCGGATCATCTTCTCCATGGTGGGACTCCGTGCTGTGGGCGGCGGTGTCCTCCCAGGGTTGCGCAGCGAGCCGCAGTAGGTCACCGGGAATGCGCAGTCCGTCGGCGATTCTCTCGACAGTTGCCAGCGCGGTGACAGCTGCGGCGCCCCGGGCGATCTGGCTGACGCGATCGGATTTGAGCGCGCACGCCTCCGCGATCCGGTTGAAGGAGATCCCCGCGTCGTGGGCCATCGCGAACACCGTGGTGAAGTCCCGCTCGTACAGGGCCCGGACGAACACCGGGTCGGTCAGCAGGTGGCGCGGCACTTGGGCGGGTGACGGCGGTAAGTCGTCCACAAGTCCCCCAGAACTCCCGTGGAATGACAGTGCGTCAGCCCAACGACCATACCCACCGTGGGGGCCCCGTCACGGGGTTATCGCCCGCATGGTTCGCGGCTGTACTGACGGTGTTCGCGGCCGTGCCGTCCAGGGCCCGGCCGACCGATTCAGGAGGAGGGTCCTCATGCAGAGTCCCGCCACGCCCCCGCCCGCCACGTCCGGGCCGTCGACCGGCGGCCTGGTCCGCTCCCGCCGGGCGATCGTCGCCGCCCGGGGCCGCAACGCCATCCCCTCGGACGGCGGCGGCACCGGCAAGAGCGACGGCAACGACTGACGAGCGGGAGCCCTACGCGATGACGCACACGTCCATCGCGGCGTGCCTGGGCGAGGACTTCCTCGCCCAGGCACTGCACCGCGAATACCGCCACGTACCCGGCGCGCTCGATGTCGCCGGACTGATGACCTTCGGCGACCTCAACCAGATCCTCGCCAATCACCGACTGGAACCGCCGCGCATGCGGCTGTCCCGCGACGGCGAGACGCTGCTGGTCGGCGGCTACACCACGCCGGTGGCCACCCGCCGCCACACCGTGTGGCATCGCCTCCACCCGGCCGAACTGCACACCCGCCTCACCGAGGGCGCCTCCCTCGCCCTGGACAGCGTCGACGAACTCCACCCGCCCCTCGCCCGCCTCTGCGAAGCGATCGAGCGCGACCTGCGCACCCGCGTACAGGCGAACCTCTACGCGTCGTGGACCAGCACCGAAGGGTTCGGCGTTCACTGGGACGACCACGACACCGTCGTCGTTCAGCTGGACGGCGCGAAACGCTGGAGGATCTACGGCACCACCCGACCGTTCCCGCTCTACCGCGACATCGAGGACCCGGGCGAGGCGCCCACCGAGCCCGTCGCCGAACTGGTCCTCAAGCCGGGCGACGTTCTGTACGTGCCGCGCGGCGTGTGGCACGCGGTCTCCGCCGACCAGGGCACCCGCTCCCTGCACGTCACCTGCGGATTGCAGACCCACACCGCGACCGACCTGATGGCGTGGGTGTCCGAGCAGCTGCTCACGCACGAGGACTGGCGCCGCGATCTGCCGCTGCTCGCCGCCCCGGACGTCCAGGCCGACGCCGTGGACGGGATGCGCAAGCGGCTCGCCGAACTGCTGGACGACCCGACGCTGCTCGCCCGCTACCGGGCCGCGATGGACGGACAGGCCGTCGGCAGGATGGTGCCGAGCCTGCCGTACATCGACGGCGTCCCCGTCGACGGCGCTCTGCGGGTCCGGCTGACGACCGCCCGCGCCGTGCTGGAGGTCGGCGAGGACGCGGCGACGCTCTCCGCCGCCGGGAGCACGTTCGAGTTCGCACCCGAGGCGGAGGCGGTGCTGCGCCCGCTGGTCGACGGCCGCACCGTGGATCTGGCCGCGCTCGCGGAAACAGGCGGCCTGGATGTGGAGGACGTCGCCGGGCTGGTCCAGGAGCTCGTTGCCGGACAGGCCGCGACGGTGGGGAGCCTTCTGTGACAGCGGAGCTCGCTCTGGGCACCTACCGGTGCCGGGCGATCCCGGAGGCGGCCGTCCGTGCGGCCGCCTCCGGCGCGCAGTGGATCGACACCGCCCCCAACTACGCCACCGGCCGCGCTCATGACTTGCTGGCCCCGGCCCTGGCCGCCCACCCGGCCTTGCGGATCGCGACGAAGGCCGGGTACTTCACCGCAGCCACTGGTGCCGATGCCGTGAACGCCGGTGTTCTCACCGAGGACCAGGCGGTGGTCGGGCACAGCCTCGCCTCGCAGTACGTGCGCTGGCAGATGGGCCGCAACCGCGAGCAGCTCGGACGCGAGCGGCTGGACCTGGTCCTGCTGCATAACCCGGAGCGCGCCCACCCCGGCGACCGCCTGGCCCTGCACCGCGCGATGCGGGAGGCGTTCGTCGTCCTCGAGGAAGCCGTGGCCGCCGGGCACGTGGCCGGGTACGGCATCGCCACGTGGGCTGGTCTGGAAGAGGAGGCGTTCACGGTGGGGGAGCTGCTCGCCCTGGCCGCCGAAGCCGCGGGCGGCCGGCACCACCTGGTCGCGGTTCAGATGCCGGTCAGTCTGGTGATGATGACGCCGATCGCGCAGGCCTTGGACGGCCGGGGGCCGCTCCCGGCCGCAGCCGGGGCGGGGCTGCGGGTGATGGCCTCCGCGCCGCTGCACGGCGGTGAGCTCCCCGGCATCGTCGATCAGGAGCTCGCCGACCTCATCCGGCCGGGCCTGACCCCCGCACAGGCGTGCGTCTTGGCGGTCGCGTCATGCCCAGGAGTGACGGACGTCCTTCTGGCCGCCTCCGGTGCGCCACACTGGAGTCAGGCGGCCGACGCCGTCGCCCAACCCTCGCTGACCGCCGCCAAGTTGCGGGAGATCACTGGTGTACTCGCCTCCCCCTGACCCGGACACCGAACAACGCATGCGCGCCCGTCACGTCCGCGCCGCGAAGGCCCTGGACGTACGAGTCGAGCCGGGCGGGGAGTTCTGGGGTTGGGCCGGGCGCACCCTGGGTGCCCCGGCCCGCACCGCCACCGGGCAGTCGGCGTGGCTGCGGCTCGTGTCCTCCCCCGAGGGCAAGGCGTCGGGGAAGCTGTGGGACGGCGCCCTCGACGCCCAGCACGTCTTCGGGGACCTCGACGGGCGCCGGCCCGCCCTCCTGGCTGTCCACGACGCCGTCGACGACACCACCGCCTACCGGGCGGAGCTGTCGGCCCGCGTCGACCAGCCGGTTCTGTCCGACGACCCGGTCCTCCAGCGCGACCTTCAGCTGCCGGACTCCTGGTGGGAGGACCTCGCCGGGACGCTGGAGAAGGTGGCGGCCGTCGACACCGACCGTATCGCCGTACGACAGCAGTACATGGACCGGGCGATCCCCGAGTTCGTGGGCATCCCGGCCCCGGCCGTGACTCGCTGGACTGCCGCCCACTCCGACCTGCACTGGGCCAACGTCACCGCACCGCTGAGGATTCTCGACTGGGAGGGCTGGGGGCGCGCTCCGGAAGGGTTCGACGCCGCCACGCTCTACGCCTACACGCTGCTCCAGGAGGACGTCGCGGCCCGCGTCCGCGACGCCTTCCCAGTGTTGGGTAGCCCGGCTGGCCTCGCCGCCGAAGCGACCGTGTGCGCCCAGCTGCTCCAGACCGTGAGCCGCGGCGACAACCTCACCCTCGAAGACCAGCTCCGGCACTGGTCCGAGGAACTCCGCCGCCGCTGACGAATCAGCCCGCCCAGCCGATGTCACGGACCTCGATCGCACCAGCGTGCGGCATGAACTGGATCCAGCACTGTCGGCCGAACGCCTCCCGGATCTCCTCCACCGAGCCCGGGTCACGGACATCGGGCCAGGCCCTCGGATCCATCCGCGCGACTTCCACGAGCGCCAGCACCTCCTTCCGGGCCCGGTCGTCCGGCAGCTGCGCCATGACCTCCACCGCAAGTTCTTCCACCACCACGCCGTACCGCATTCCGCACACCCCCGTGTGATCGACTCGGGCAGCAGCGTACGAAGGAACCGCTGATCGCGTTCGGGCCTGTGGATAACCCAAGGCGGTGGGGCGCGGGGACGACGAAGGCCGCCGTGGTCGGGGCGACCACGGAGACCCGACCATGAAGCCGACCACGACTCCCGCCCGCACCGCCGACAGCCCGACCACGGCTGGTCAGCACGGTGCGGGGGTCTCCCTCCTGGCGCCTCCACCCGACCGCGTAGGGTCCGGCACATGGCGACCATCAACGAGGTGCTGGCGGCGCTCGCCGAACTGCGCAGCGATCTGGAAACCCACGCCTGGCAGCCCGATGAGCACGAGCACGACCTGGCGACAGCGATGCGCGCGGAAGGCGGAGCCAGCGCCCACGCCGTACGGGTCGGGCTGCGCGCGGCCGGCCCCGAGGTCTCCCACGGGCGGCTCGCCCCGGTCGCAGCGCGGTGCGCCGCGATCCTGGACTCCCCGACCCGTGCCGCGTCGCAGGACGGACGCGAACTGCGGCTTGCCCTGGACGATGTCCTGGACCTGGTCGTGCGCGCGACCGGCGAGCAGCTCCAGATCCTGGGCACCCGATCGCAGGGCGACACC encodes:
- a CDS encoding cupin domain-containing protein; this translates as MTHTSIAACLGEDFLAQALHREYRHVPGALDVAGLMTFGDLNQILANHRLEPPRMRLSRDGETLLVGGYTTPVATRRHTVWHRLHPAELHTRLTEGASLALDSVDELHPPLARLCEAIERDLRTRVQANLYASWTSTEGFGVHWDDHDTVVVQLDGAKRWRIYGTTRPFPLYRDIEDPGEAPTEPVAELVLKPGDVLYVPRGVWHAVSADQGTRSLHVTCGLQTHTATDLMAWVSEQLLTHEDWRRDLPLLAAPDVQADAVDGMRKRLAELLDDPTLLARYRAAMDGQAVGRMVPSLPYIDGVPVDGALRVRLTTARAVLEVGEDAATLSAAGSTFEFAPEAEAVLRPLVDGRTVDLAALAETGGLDVEDVAGLVQELVAGQAATVGSLL
- a CDS encoding aldo/keto reductase, which produces MTAELALGTYRCRAIPEAAVRAAASGAQWIDTAPNYATGRAHDLLAPALAAHPALRIATKAGYFTAATGADAVNAGVLTEDQAVVGHSLASQYVRWQMGRNREQLGRERLDLVLLHNPERAHPGDRLALHRAMREAFVVLEEAVAAGHVAGYGIATWAGLEEEAFTVGELLALAAEAAGGRHHLVAVQMPVSLVMMTPIAQALDGRGPLPAAAGAGLRVMASAPLHGGELPGIVDQELADLIRPGLTPAQACVLAVASCPGVTDVLLAASGAPHWSQAADAVAQPSLTAAKLREITGVLASP